The stretch of DNA ctcctcatcgctgcccaccgggagtgtacccaagaggctggcagcattgccacgttggatggcaatgcttaatttttgaccaaaataaaaaccagcctttgggtcacttgaagtgtcagcaagtcgctttgccagatctttaaaaagcagatgagcacttggaccccacggcccgagggtttcaaccccaaacggctcaaaggtatagttaccaaccagggtgctatatttgcgccgtttgaggttctctgcagccgcagcagcggaaccagcacatcgcgccgagctaggaaggtgagatggtgcaagagtatcgacacaagtcgcgtcccatactaaagacctacccatcttccacgggaacaacgacataccgtctggtctcttgccatcgtcgcgtgccagaccactgggttctaatatggctggaacgcctacggcaacaagagcacgacggattatgtcattgatattcgcatgccgtgcaaatcgtcccgcgctgcggctgcacgacaagccgtggtgtccaaggctgctgacagcttcaccacagtggcagcggtgaggagagcagcacggagcacccaaacgcaagcaaacagcaagccggaaagtggtgtcgtcaaacaatgtgcctatgtttgacgacggaagtgccagaagccatagacccgactcccattcgcccacagccagaaggcgcgctcgctctgcagaagaaattgacgtatttagcagattattccgtataactctgcagagcggctcatcccactgtctctgggaggacgggttgacgggtggatcagtattcgggcaggtgattttccaagcctctacagcctcagtcagacatggtacctcgcaattggccagtgtgataggaagaattttcctggtcaattgctcagtaccatggacggaggatataaaggccggtaggctaatacttgaaattttgcggacgccaagccctcccatgcgaacgggaagagtagcctgaatccaggctccgtcgtccaaggccacatttaaaattgatgttaatgtgtgtctaataattttgtcaagttttTCCAAAAGAtttgtgtgcttccatagaCTGGAAGCACGCAAATAGTAcgttaattttgggccaaaacaacaatatctaatgattgtgatagctgagtgcatgttaatttggagTAGCCTgtccgaaatatgattgaaattttgtattttatcatgaataaaattcgagaatgaattttcaaatattgGGGAACCGAGGAGACAAAGAGAACTCTTGTCAATTAATTTGATATCCGGGGCTATTGCACAAAATTTGGAAAATATGTCTTGTCTGTCTGTATTGTCCGTTACAAAGAGTTCACATTTGGAATAATTTAGATTTAGTCCTATTGCctggaatttattttgaagaaaggaTAGGTCTTTAAGAACAGTCTACTTTGCCCCCCAAGGTTCCGTCATCAAGGTACCAAACATTgaattcagaatttagctgccgaattatTGGGTTTATGCAACTTAATTGGTAGGAGTGGTTCTCCCTTTTATCGCTACATCAGTAAAACTCAGTCAGTTTGGTGTCAAGGGATTGAGTTTAACCAATGACGTACCCATTAATTTGATGAAAAGGTAATATCGTAAAGCCATAGGTCAACACTTCGAGGAAACAAGATATTTGAGGtaaggtttaaaaaaaagtccaaaataaaagtataacatttattacattCCATATAAGAATAATTCCGTAGGCActttatttagcaaattgcaGCCAATAACGAAATAACAATACAAACAGCTCTATTtacaattaattcattattgtaattaaatctatcgcaaataataacataattatgtaagtaagtatattttaaattaatctcCATAATTTCATTCATTTGGGAAGGACGCGcatctttaaaattaaaaaaaaactagtctagtcaaataactttgcatccCTGAAGTCAGCCATTTGTCGTTTCACGCATGCGCGGTATTGTATTGTTTTGCTTTTTGACTGTCGTGAAGTTTTGTAGCCAACTTAACAACGGCAAAGTTATAAGACAAGAATAGTAagtctatattttataataaaaaaaaaacattgcatattttaaattaaaggtacattttaagtGCTAGGTCATTTAAGACGTACCTTTACACACATGAATTTCGTTTCAGTCAGCcagatatataatatttatttatgtacttctaTCACCTAAGAATATTTCTAAATACATACGAATAGGCGAATAAAAGTCGCTGCCATATTAAATAATTCTGAATTCTCCCCAACACAATTATaaacatttaacaaaataataacaaataaataatgttggaATGTTATGAGCAAAAGCACAAATAGCTcacttaaattatattatatattaatgcATAATCTAGGCCTATATTTAGCCAGTACactattttaaatttatataaatatcataaagcttgagagtttgtttgtttgaacgcactaatctcaggaactactcgtccgatttgaaaaatgctttAAGCGTTTAATAGCCTACTTATCAAGGCAGGATATATGCAACTTTTTAACCGGGTGCGGgatgtagttcccacgggaattGCCAcaaaacgcgggtgaaaccgctggcagaagctgtGTTATCCAATTTTTCCACGTTCAATTACTTTCCTtgttaatattatacaaaaatgtCGGCTATTTAGAAAGCGTAAAAACATTATCCgccgtaccacaaaaacttttaaacgtctgttgaacacttgtctaaaaatgacagtttatgacgttgaaataaggtccgttttgcagccacatttagacaagtgttcaacaggtgtttcagtttttgtagtaaggctgtaggTATTTGTCCTATGGGCGCTAGTgtgaatagataaataaaattaatgttggtCTAACATCTACCCCCTTTACGtaacatatattaaaataaattacttactcCCTTTTATCCGACTTCGCGGCACAAGAGTGGTAATGTGTTACAAAATGTCTCCTCCTTTATCGAGTgcctattacatttttaatcatAGAGGTACAAAATCAAAATGCATTATGTAGCTTGcaaattaacattaataaaagTACTGTTACGACTTAAACTATCAAAGGGCCttatcatactagcggattgcGAGCGTCTCCAAAGCGGAGCGGGCGCGCAGCGAATGCGTCGCGAACACGCTGCGGCTGCTCAGCGAAGACGTCGCGGACGTACGGCAAATTCGCAACGTTTTCGTCGCGTGTTTGTAGCAAATTAACGACGTACAATACACTCAGTAACAAAATGGATTCAAACAATAATAATCGAATGGAAGAGAGCGACTACTTTGTGTTTTCTTGCAAACGAATAAAACACTGCTTTTCGCGACGAATTTGTTGCGCGTCCGCAATGAATTCGCTGCGTATGCGCGGCGTGTTCATTGCGCGCCCGTAACGTATTCGTTGCGCGTCCGTTCCGCTTTGAAGACGCTCgcaatccgctagtatgataaGGCCCTAAAAAGTACACGTTAAGTTGAAAGCTCGTTACTTCACACAGATATTCAAAAGTATGCAAGCACTATGTACTTTAATCGAAGGCCACcattcatacataataatattattaccaaATGTTTGCTGCCTACATAATATGCATGTACTTTTAcatatgaaaatatgaaaaaataagtgAACCACAAAAAaacaagtatttaataaaaacagctTATTCTAACAAGCAAATccacggagaaaggaaagatagcggagatgtcataaggaagacaggtcaggtgccttcttgtaggtcaagaaACGTAcgataggcgtgatcagttactagaactaacgagacgttcgggttccttgtccaATCCCTCAAAGAAAggttttgattgattggtgattttattttgaaatataattaatacttttttaagAAGAGTGTCGATACAGTtccttgccggttcttctccatgagaccaactttttggaaccgtgcaactagtgtgacgtttcataggagcctgcaaaggcttatctataatataaaaatgaatcgcaaaatgtgttggtaagcgcataactcaacaacgcctggaccaatttggctaattctttttttgttgtgtttgttattgtcaggacttctccttatgaaaaaaaagatagggtaaagtagagaagtcagttgacgggagcgaagccgcgggcaaaagctagtttgaaataaaaacatttgacttcgACTTtgaaaaaatgggcgggttccatagaagacgtgtaagggcggagctagtaacgttcctcgtccccctcgccccgcatgttgtcgcgctactttcttagaagattttgcgttatgacatctccgctattcTTTTGTTCTGATCCCATTTTCAAGTTTCGGGCATTTACCGTtagaatttgtaaattatacgtTGGTAACACAtaagtaggctactttttatccgggttacATTAAGTTGTTCCTTCGAAAAACTTACAGTAATAAATAAGAACAGCTTATTTCCACGCTGTGCTCACTAGCGCCACCTACCGTGTCGGTTAGTCATCATCTCCGAACATTGACAGCGGGTCTTCGAACACGGGCTCCGTGGGTTTGGGAGTTTCTTTGACGGCTGGCTTCGATGTGTGGGCTTTTTGGTCCGCTAGAATAGATAATgtgaaaaatagaataaaaatcttAGCAATATTAGAAATATGAAAGtctatgtatggatgtttgtgcCAATTTCAAGCAAAAAACTATTGGATGAATTCTGACGAAACTTTGCAGTATTATCAGAATAATACGTAACTATTTTATATCTATATGCAGACACAAACCCTCGGGACTAGTACGAATCCGCTTGCGGAAGTTATGCTCTCATCTATCTACCTAGAGTCTACACTTTTCCCATccatgttgtggtcggctttcagtctaaacggatgcagctgagtaccagtatgccacaagaagcgactgcctatctgacctcctcaatccagttacccgggcaactaaACCCCTTGGTAATacaggttgtcagacttactggccctACTGGCCTGCCTctctaaagtaaaattataagtGAATACAGAAAGGTTACTTACCAACACTCTTCTTAGTCTTAACACCAaacagatcatcatcatcatcatcatcaccaaaCAGCGATCCCTTCACCACTTctcttttaatttctttctttacCTCCACTTTCTGTACAActgtctttctttctttcttattaCCAAATAACTCATCTTCACTATCTGAGTCAAATATAGTAGTTTTCTTCACTGTTTTACTTTTACCTTTAAatatttcttcatcatcatcatcattttcatcACCGAATAGTgatgacttaatattttttgctgtcTCATCATTTTTAGTAATTGTACTATCATAGACTTTGCCTAGTGTTGAAATTCCTGTGTTTGAGTCTagattttgagtttttttacttgtttctgatattaaatctttatttgtagATTCTAGTTTATTAATAGGACTAGTATTGAATATATCTTCATcgtttaaaatgtaaactaCTTTAGATTTCACATCTCTTGGGTATGGTTTATCaatttcagtagtttcagactTTATTGTAGGTCTATCTTTTAGGTCGGGCTGTATTTCAGCCTGTGCTAGTTTAGGTTCAATTTCagcttttttaatactttcagtctgtttattttctttatctttagtATCTAAGTTAGACTGTTGACTGATTTCAGTCTGTTTCCGAGGTGGATCGTCTATAGAGCTAGAATTATCAGTAGAGTCTTCACCAAAATCGATTCCAGATTTTCTGACGGCTTCTCGCCTAGCTCTTCTAGTAGACGGCCGTCTTTTCACCTGGATTTTAGCCCTTTCTTTAGACAATTTATTATCTAGAATATCAGATTCAGGTTCACCATCAAAACTCACAGATTTTATCATTTTAGAATCTGTGTTTTGACTTTCTGGTATTTTAGGCTCAGATTTTGGACTCTCTGGGTAGACTTTTGTGTCTGGTCTTGGGTCTGAAACGCTTTGAGTCTGACCGTCAGTCTGATCGTTGGGTTTAGCTTTTTTAGGCGAAGCGCCAGGTAGGAGAGCATTTACGTTAATATTTAGACCAACTTTTAGTTTTCCTACTTTCTTTGGTTCAGATTTAACTTCAACAGATGTATCGTCAGgtttatttttaggtacttTAAATATATCTTCGTCATGCGTTATTTTTGTATCTTTAAGTATATTCTCTGAAACTACAAGTTTCTCTTTTTTAGCCACGAAAAGTTCATCATCCGAAGATTTAACTGATTCTACATTACTTTCGGTTACTGGAATTTCTTCCTTAGGTTTAGGTAATAAAGTAGGTTTTTCAGTTTTAGTTACTGTTGAAAATATATCTTCGTCATCTGATATTATGTCTAGAGTTggttttaaattaggtattttagttGGACTTTTAAATAGTTCATCATCTGACAAGACCGTTGGTGATTCTTGTTTCATATTCACTGTTTTAGTTAACTTATCTACATTGGActcatcttttttatttaaacttgtatCTTTTAGCAATTCATGTATAGGTTTTTCATCATTAAATATATCATCTTCAGAAGCCTTTTCAGTTTCTAATACTTTACTAACATCAACaggtaaattattttcaaaattaacatcAGGTATCGGCGGCAAATTTTCATTCTGCGGTATTTTCGGTTTAGGCACAGTAGAAAACATATTATCATCTATTTCATCACTGATTTTACCAAATTCATCGTCCGGAGGTTCGTCGGTGAAGAGACCAAATATACGATCTTGTGTTGGAGTAAAATCTTGTGGATTTTCTTCGAAAATTGGTTCATTCTTCTTGAAAAATAGACTCTCATCATCAGAATCATCATCGAATAATGCATTAACATTTTTACTCTTTTTAGGTTCTTTCGGTTTTTCGAATTCAGGCGGTTCAGTTAATATATCACTGAATATATCAGcttcaatatttttggaaattatttGTTCGGTTTTATTGTCTTTGTCAGTCTTTTTAATATCTTTGAGTAGAGTTTCAGGAATTTCTGTTTCTGTGTTTTTAAATACTGTTTCTTTATTGTCTACTTTTTGTTCTGGGGACGCGAAAATATCATCTTCTAATGGGGGTGTATCAAAAATATCGTCAATTTTGGTTGTTTTAGGAAAATCGttaatttctttttcattaGTTACATTAGTATTAATAATTGTGTTCTTATGTTCTTTAGGCGGTAGGTCATCAAAATCTTGATCGCTAAAATCATTAGTGTCTGACGAACTTTGTTCAATGTTCTGAATATTCTTATGTATATGGTCTGATATCTTAGTTGCATTAATTTCAACATTTCTATCTAATTGTTCACTTACTGGTAAAGTAGGGTTAGAATCTTCA from Helicoverpa zea isolate HzStark_Cry1AcR chromosome 28, ilHelZeax1.1, whole genome shotgun sequence encodes:
- the LOC124643729 gene encoding WASH complex subunit 2, whose product is MDDPSTDSLRKLAPAWTLAGDEQLLTILQKTHQRLLSKCQEANSQLEQMTNVLNDASISLQNVNNQFMALSNRQFIESRVYDDDELPTEAAPVKEPPKPEVPDELSGLKRSIAVLESAHELITILQDSDTDTQSDDELPARLVLKPKDMYSSRPLPYIIGSQPWKNKWHAGLVVEDSHSESSGSAREADSDQYSASEAEDSAPRTRPPPQHNTVATVSETSSSLASEPGSAARPTPADVAGEIARRLGASEQPKPVEKEPDYDEPAKPTVRKIYRPQDPVSSTVFPDEPPPLSDESEQSDSAESDIFADLHRQQPYARAQVSDELFGFKHREDSDDGDIFSDFKQPANNPIGNASSPMFPNRDNRDTHRDHHNAHHTTSVSADTARQHDADRVKKPVGGISLFGNKGTENIGAAILKRNQRKSSSSDAESESDSRSESQTNQQINQTQKDIFDDLFARSEGKKVTKVDIVKDIKTEIQKKNEVKEKKVETVEKPKVDLFSDNLFDDIDDIFSTNVVKMPAKDNVKTKSIFEDDDDLFSEIAAPKPVKVEVATSSNNKKSLFDSDDELFAEETKPKPVEKPIATPKPVVVDKPKVIEKPSEPKITKNIPRSIFDDDDEDDIFSDVKTDKHTDADKVQNNTPVILEKPKDFSKRVEDSTKNIAPPSSSVFISPSLFDDDDDESDLFAEPSKSIDKSITVSKNKDAAKVSIKNEIKIPDDILNDDDDDEIVSTPVVKPDEITKDKNDNLNIDSKPIEVNVNNNITATESIEKSEDSNPTLPVSEQLDRNVEINATKISDHIHKNIQNIEQSSSDTNDFSDQDFDDLPPKEHKNTIINTNVTNEKEINDFPKTTKIDDIFDTPPLEDDIFASPEQKVDNKETVFKNTETEIPETLLKDIKKTDKDNKTEQIISKNIEADIFSDILTEPPEFEKPKEPKKSKNVNALFDDDSDDESLFFKKNEPIFEENPQDFTPTQDRIFGLFTDEPPDDEFGKISDEIDDNMFSTVPKPKIPQNENLPPIPDVNFENNLPVDVSKVLETEKASEDDIFNDEKPIHELLKDTSLNKKDESNVDKLTKTVNMKQESPTVLSDDELFKSPTKIPNLKPTLDIISDDEDIFSTVTKTEKPTLLPKPKEEIPVTESNVESVKSSDDELFVAKKEKLVVSENILKDTKITHDEDIFKVPKNKPDDTSVEVKSEPKKVGKLKVGLNINVNALLPGASPKKAKPNDQTDGQTQSVSDPRPDTKVYPESPKSEPKIPESQNTDSKMIKSVSFDGEPESDILDNKLSKERAKIQVKRRPSTRRARREAVRKSGIDFGEDSTDNSSSIDDPPRKQTEISQQSNLDTKDKENKQTESIKKAEIEPKLAQAEIQPDLKDRPTIKSETTEIDKPYPRDVKSKVVYILNDEDIFNTSPINKLESTNKDLISETSKKTQNLDSNTGISTLGKVYDSTITKNDETAKNIKSSLFGDENDDDDEEIFKGKSKTVKKTTIFDSDSEDELFGNKKERKTVVQKVEVKKEIKREVVKGSLFGDDDDDDDLFGVKTKKSVADQKAHTSKPAVKETPKPTEPVFEDPLSMFGDDD